A genomic stretch from Solanum stenotomum isolate F172 chromosome 8, ASM1918654v1, whole genome shotgun sequence includes:
- the LOC125874763 gene encoding MADS-box protein AGL42-like: MVRGKVEMKRIENAASRQVTFSKRRNGVMKKAYELSVLCDAQVALIIFSQKGKLFQFSSSSMQKTIDRYREYTKETLININTFEVEQHMEQLKEETANIAKKIEILEISKRKLLGQGIGSCSMNELQEIDNQLERSLKIIRARKSQLFKEEIQRLKDRERLLREENARLSEKCGRVRPATLELPVELTRAAQLTEKDKCSRVETDLNIGIPNIGWS, translated from the exons ATGGTTCGAGGAAAGGTAGAGATGAAGAGGATTGAGAATGCAGCAAGCCGGCAAGTGACTTTCTCTAAACGGAGAAATGGAGTTATGAAGAAAGCTTATGAACTATCAGTTCTTTGTGATGCTCAAGTTGCTCttattattttctctcaaaAGGGAAAACTTTTTCAATTCTCAAGCTCCAG CATGCAAAAGACAATTGACAGATATCGTGAATATACAAAAGAAACGTTGATCAACATTAACACTTTTGAAGTGGAACAACACATGGAG CAATTGAAGGAAGAAACAGCAAACATTGCAAAGAAGATAGAGATCCTTGAAATTTCCAAACG GAAGCTTTTGGGGCAAGGCATTGGATCATGTTCAAtgaatgaacttcaagagatCGACAACCAGCTGGAGAGAAGCTTGAAGATCATCAGGGCGAGAAAG TCTCAATTATTCAAGGAAGAAATACAACGGCTAAAAGACAGG GAGAGACTACTGCGTGAAGAAAATGCAAGGTTATCTGAAAAG TGTGGACGAGTAAGGCCGGCAACATTAGAACTACCGGTTGAGTTAACACGAGCAGCCCAACTGACAGAAAAGGACAAGTGTAGCCGGGTGGAGACTGACTTGAATATTGGCATTCCAAACATTGGTTGGTCGTAG